One part of the Arachidicoccus terrestris genome encodes these proteins:
- a CDS encoding RagB/SusD family nutrient uptake outer membrane protein: MQYHIIKRAAALLLTVGVFTACSKSFLELDPKGEFQEDTYYKTPDQAFAGLVSCYAPLTDAGGGIDGTYANTLGPLNAASDECLAGGGGASDMNTWQAMSDYSKLTPQVGPQGQFWSMDYKGIYRCNVLLTKIEGAGLDEATLKRYKAETQFLRAHYYFDLVRLFKNIILSLEPIPIAQNRDVKQTSADSVYAQVEKDLLAAIPNLPATVGEAEKGRVTQGAAIALLGKVYLYEKKWDEAAEQFNKINGPTPGGAATPVYGYQLVKNFADIFSPDHKFNSESIFELVYTGTGKTDWGNWFPGKGNVYVNMVGPRSYTGPTYFGGGWSFNPIIKETLVKDMHPSKDVYDPRYRYTIANIDSLTKATGSSYIEGYLNTGYFIQKFAPLQKYKVASGVAELNFPNDYIEIRLADTYLMEAEALVQAGTGTARAQKLLDAVRARVGLPSVPVTLKNIYHERHMELATEGHRWFDLVRTGRAAAVLAFKGFEAGKNEILPIPFAEFEFNKNLKQNPLYVN, from the coding sequence ATGCAATATCATATAATTAAACGAGCAGCGGCGCTACTACTGACCGTAGGTGTTTTCACGGCCTGCTCCAAATCCTTTCTGGAACTGGACCCAAAAGGGGAATTTCAGGAAGACACGTATTATAAAACACCTGATCAGGCCTTTGCCGGTCTGGTATCCTGTTACGCACCGCTCACCGATGCGGGTGGAGGGATTGATGGCACTTATGCGAATACATTAGGACCGTTGAACGCCGCATCAGACGAATGCCTGGCAGGTGGCGGCGGCGCCTCAGATATGAATACCTGGCAGGCCATGAGTGATTATTCAAAACTCACACCGCAGGTCGGCCCCCAGGGCCAGTTCTGGTCTATGGATTACAAAGGTATTTACCGTTGCAATGTGTTATTAACGAAAATCGAAGGGGCCGGGCTGGATGAAGCCACTTTAAAAAGGTACAAGGCAGAGACGCAGTTTCTCAGGGCTCATTATTATTTCGACCTGGTACGCTTGTTTAAAAACATCATCCTGTCACTGGAACCCATTCCCATTGCCCAAAACAGGGACGTCAAACAAACTTCTGCTGACAGTGTATATGCCCAGGTAGAAAAAGATCTGTTGGCAGCGATACCGAATCTGCCAGCCACGGTGGGCGAAGCCGAGAAAGGCCGTGTAACGCAAGGAGCAGCGATCGCCTTACTGGGCAAAGTCTATCTCTACGAAAAGAAATGGGATGAGGCGGCGGAACAGTTCAACAAGATCAACGGCCCCACACCGGGCGGCGCAGCCACACCGGTATATGGCTATCAGCTGGTGAAAAATTTTGCGGACATTTTCAGCCCGGATCATAAATTCAATTCTGAGTCTATTTTTGAACTGGTCTACACCGGCACCGGCAAAACGGACTGGGGTAACTGGTTTCCGGGCAAAGGCAATGTCTATGTCAATATGGTAGGGCCCCGCTCCTATACGGGTCCCACTTATTTTGGAGGTGGCTGGAGCTTTAATCCGATCATTAAGGAAACGCTGGTAAAAGACATGCATCCGTCTAAAGACGTCTATGATCCGCGTTACCGTTATACTATTGCCAATATTGACTCTCTCACAAAGGCAACCGGATCCAGTTATATTGAAGGCTATTTGAACACAGGTTACTTTATCCAGAAATTCGCACCTTTACAGAAATACAAGGTGGCTTCAGGTGTGGCCGAACTAAACTTTCCCAATGATTATATCGAGATCCGGCTGGCCGACACCTATCTGATGGAAGCAGAGGCATTAGTACAGGCAGGTACCGGCACCGCACGCGCACAAAAACTCCTGGATGCCGTACGTGCCAGAGTAGGACTACCATCTGTACCGGTTACGTTGAAGAATATCTACCATGAAAGGCATATGGAACTGGCTACGGAAGGCCACAGGTGGTTTGATCTGGTCAGGACCGGAAGGGCCGCAGCTGTACTGGCCTTTAAGGGTTTTGAAGCGGGCAAAAACGAGATATTGCCTATCCCTTTTGCAGAATTCGAATTCAATAAAAACCTGAAACAAAACCCACTTTATGTAAATTAG